aataccctggggtgtctagttttcaatcatatattgtttgatggggtagattGAACTGACAGGCTCCAAAAAAAGTTCTAAATAGCAGAtagggcagaattaccagatttggaaaaaaatggttttgaaatagcaaaacgatACTTTTACTTCTTACCCAATaactatttagcagttttttcattagcttttatagataagtaaaagtcctttttttctacatttgtcATCAAATTTcatacttttttatagtaaattatatggtAATAATGCCATCTAAAGAaatcccttcttgtcctgaaaaaaaatgaacaacttgtttgagaaagaagaaaattacagcttaaCACGAGCATCACACGAGCATTAACTTGTTATCCTTGAAAAGTGACCCAAAacctttgaacggtagtgtacaaaataaaaaaaaaatatatagttaagcAGTGAAACAAATATATGATTAAATTGGTAAAAGAAACCCCAGGTAATTTGATCAAAACAAAGGATTTAAATCTTGTAAGTTTTACCTGGGGTGGGGCGCATGCAGGGTGAGTTGAAACTCACACACCCTTGCCCCCCACAAAAAATAATGAGCCTCACCTGGTCTCCCCCTCAACCAAGTATATACAAAATCATTCTATGAGTCATCAACGGTATAAATAAGAGTCTAACGTTAGTCCGGCATTGAGCAAAtgctaaaaatgttattttttcattatactTTCAGAGACTATTTTGTTTACCGTGGATCGAGATGATTATACGGTCCGAGCTGGGCTGCCACCACATGATCCTCGGGACAACTTCGCTGCAAGGGCAGCTGTTTTAGGGAAATTAGAATACATCAGGAAAATTGCTTTCAGTCCTAAAGGACAGCTGTATGTTATTCGAGATGGAGACCTGTATGTCGGACCTCTGCCTTCACCCAAACATGATGATTGGTTCTCTGTTGCCAAAAGAGTGGGCAGAGGTGATTGGGATACccttaagttttttttgttccatcCTGAGGGGGAACTCTATGCAGCCACCTATGAAGGAAAGCTTTACAAGGGTCCAGCTCCAGACAACGAATATGTGCCCTGGCTTTATGCAAAAGCTACCGAGATAGGGGGCGCTGGCTGGGATACATTGGATGCTCTTTTCTTTGATTCAAAAGGCATGTTGCATGCAGTGACCTTGGAAGACAAGTTGGTGAAAAGAAGTCCACCAACCTCACTCTCTGAATCATGGCTTGATTCAAGTGTAACAATCGGCAATCAACAATGGGTTTCACGAACCCACTTTATATCCTTCGCCCCAGATGGAAAACTATGGTGTATTGAATATGGTGAGGGTGACATTTACTCTGGAGATCCACCAGTTGCAGGAGATGGCAAATACGAAGCAAAGAATCTAGGAAAGGGTTATTCCCAATATGGATTTGTCGCTTTCACAACAGATAAAATAATCCAGCAGATTGTGAGCTTCGAATTTCTGCCTGATTTGGGTCAAACTATTTCAGAAACCCTTGAAGTGGTAAACGATGAAATATACTACAACAAAAAGAGCACGGTTACATTACACCACACCTTTTCGTACGTAATTCATTGTTTTTTACTCATTACATTGTTACCAAACCCTATAAACACTAAATGTTTATGTGGATGGgttttcagattaaaaaaaataacattttttaggAAAACTGATTGAAGTTACTATAAATTACTATATTTATTTCGTTATTACCTTGCTACTTAACTAATCAAtagcagtgttttttttatattttaatattaatattatgtttttaagatAAACTTATTGCAAAAAAAGTCGTCAAATCCAAGGAACCTCTCCATCAGAGGACATTACTtagtaatataacaaattgtcATGTATTAATTTCTTAAGCGGCAGATTAAGTTCTTTTGTTCAATTGTCTTTTACTTTTTGTTCTTTCCTTCTAAATGGCATTGTCTGCAAACAACAGATAGGCCAAGAGGCCAAGATTTCTAAGCAATGATGTtcctttttgtgtttattcCTTAACATAGTATCAGAGGCCATGTGATACAGATCTATTATAAAGACATCCAAGGTGGTCCTTATCTTGGGTGTCTAAAGGATGGTAACGAATGAAAAGCCTTGTGCTTACTGTCAATGGTGGATGCTAAGGCTGCCGTGTAGAACACACTCAAGTATATTTCTTACTTAACAATCACAGGGTTGCTTTTGGTACTCAGTTTCACTATTAGTTAATTAGTATAGTAGGTGAAACAAAAGGCTTCTGTCCGTCAAGCTCAACCTTTCCCACATCCCAACCTCTAGAGTTCGAAAGCTTTTCCTGTAGTTATTTCTGTAATGCCTCTGTAGGCATCCTTTGTATTGAAAATATTCTAATTAGGTGAATACCCCTCTAAATGATTTGAAAGCATAACATTTCTATTGTAACCTCATCCTGATTTCACCAAGTGAACTAAAAACTgtacatgtttctttttttttgtagctgagTATTGTATTTGAATCCAACCATGTATATTTTAAGTAAGCTTGCATGTTTACTTGTAGTGAAGCACACAAggtcttttttaaaatgttttaacaatttaaaatgattgaTTTTAGATTTGAGAAAACCCTTACGCAGTCAAGTGAATTTACTCATGAACATGGATTCATGTGTGAAGTTGGTGTTGAAATTACATTTAACGGAGGCGTTCCATTAGTTGCTGAACAAGGAGTAACGCTTTCTGTCAACACGAGTACATCCCATAACTGGAACTTCACCAAGGCCAATGAGACCTCTGTAAGTACCAATTTATGTTTATGTTGTGTTTCCTATAAGGGGGGGCAGGGCACTGGTATAGGATATGAGCCTCTTCCACATGTCATGTAAAGCTTCAATGGTGTCCTTGAAATGCCTCGACAGCGAGGCAATCAGCGACACCGAACACACACCCAAGGACGCACAGCGAGTGGTCCGGAGAGCAGTCAGGACCACCACTGCGAGAGATGGcggtgtcctttaaaaaaaaaaaaagtttttcccagagggtctctccagaccctgcagaccctcctgagaacgctgaaaaaaaacagcctggtccttaaggggttaagagtcaaaagttttttttttaatacctcaTTTAGGTTACCTTTTCTACAAGCAGTGAGGTGGAGATCCCAGCTGGCAAAGCCATCCGTATGATAGCGTCAGTCAAGAAAGCAGAAATGGAAATGCCGTATCGTGCCCATATCCGCACTATGTTCGGCTACGAGACAACCATCGAGGGCAAATGGAAAGGGCTTACCCATTACAATCTGAGAGTCGACCAAGAAGACATAAAATGATGAGGTTTCGTATCCGACATTCAGATTGCAGTCATTGAACGATGCCGCGGAAAAATGCTTTAagaaaaaatctgatttttcgCTTGATTTTCAGTGTAGTAAATATCAGCAGCAGCAAAGCAATAATGAAACATAATCTTCCATTTATGCCCCAAAATAAAGAATTCTATGAAGGCTCCGATTGTGTGTTGCTATGTTTTAATCGAACAGCACAGAGAATTTGGTGCCTCGAGGTTAATGATTGAGATCGTTTTCGTTGGCTTGCCAGCgtgaattcatttttaatatcatttttgtaaatatagtgAAGCTTCCCGGTCCCCACTGTCGGGTGTAAAAGTGAAACGCTGAACGGGTAATTTAAGGACAACTGTAGAGGAGGGGgggaaatgtttctttaaatcatTTAAACTCTAATGACATCAGATCTGCTGTAAAACTTTAATGCAAGGATATAAGAAATACCCTTTTTATCCCCCAGCTCCAACACTCTCCATACAGCCTGCTGCGCGCATCCATGTCGAGTAATGATTCGGTCTTTTTGTATCATATACTTTATGTTGgctaatgtaatgtaaaggcCTGGCCTCCTCTTTAATGCAGAGGCCAACAGCTGCTGGAGGGTGGCTACACAAAATGGAACACAAGCTCGTCAGGCCAGGATATACTATTTATGTCTCAGCGCTTAGTCAGTAGGAGCCCAGTTAGGCGCAAAATGGCATCGTTCCTGTGGAGAGTTGTACGTGTACCCCTTTTTAATACCACATGCTTTAGCCAAAAATACAGAGACCTTGCAAGGTGCCAGTGACAACATCAGGA
The DNA window shown above is from Spea bombifrons isolate aSpeBom1 chromosome 1, aSpeBom1.2.pri, whole genome shotgun sequence and carries:
- the LOC128467593 gene encoding tachylectin-2-like, encoding MQETILFTVDRDDYTVRAGLPPHDPRDNFAARAAVLGKLEYIRKIAFSPKGQLYVIRDGDLYVGPLPSPKHDDWFSVAKRVGRGDWDTLKFFLFHPEGELYAATYEGKLYKGPAPDNEYVPWLYAKATEIGGAGWDTLDALFFDSKGMLHAVTLEDKLVKRSPPTSLSESWLDSSVTIGNQQWVSRTHFISFAPDGKLWCIEYGEGDIYSGDPPVAGDGKYEAKNLGKGYSQYGFVAFTTDKIIQQIVSFEFLPDLGQTISETLEVVNDEIYYNKKSTVTLHHTFSFEKTLTQSSEFTHEHGFMCEVGVEITFNGGVPLVAEQGVTLSVNTSTSHNWNFTKANETSVTFSTSSEVEIPAGKAIRMIASVKKAEMEMPYRAHIRTMFGYETTIEGKWKGLTHYNLRVDQEDIK